A window of Vanessa cardui chromosome 16, ilVanCard2.1, whole genome shotgun sequence genomic DNA:
CTGCAACAAGCTACATAGCTCCTACTCCGTTGTTGGCCTCGTACGCTGCTGCTCCTTTGCCGACCACGTTCTCTTACGCCGCGGTCGCTCCTTTGACCGCAACTTACTCAGCGCCAATCTACAGTACCGCTCATTTGATTAAGAAGCGTTCTGCTGGATTGTACTTGCCTACAACCTACTTTGCTCCAAGATACACTGCAGCAACTCCTTTGGTGGCGTCAACATATACCGCTCATGCACCTGTGTTCTCAACGCCGTTTGTGTCCGCTACTCCGATAACTTACTCGCATTTGATAAAGAAACGATCCGCTGCTCTGAACTTAGCATACTCAGCACCTGCATCCTACTCGCATCAGTCTAGAGTCGACATTCAAAGTACCCCTGCTATTGCTTCATATTCGTACTCAGGCCCTGCTGCATACTCTATCCCTACTCTTTACTCAAGCCCCGCTCTATACTCAAGCCCTGCTTTGATTTCTCACATTTAACTTAAACCTTCgaggataattaataaatgaacagAAACCAAAATCACTGGAAATTCAAAATTGATCGCAACactgttatttttctttattttacaatgtaCATGTTAGAacactgtaaataaaataaatgaaatatcaaaataaaaaaggttttatttgtgtctaaaataatacatttttattcagtTCTATGCTTTCCACATTGAAAGGtcaatataaattgtatgaaaaaGCTAACAACTAGTTAAAAAGAACACTCAATctattttcacttttatttgtCCATTTCCAGGTGCTTACCACATTAAAATCAAAgagtcattattaataatatatgtctaTAACATTTGAGAATCCAATTTGTCAATAAAACTTTTGACGCcagtttcataatataaaaaagtacagAAATTCGAAGTGGTCAATTAAAGAGATAATTCAATAATAGtcccttaaaatataatttgtcttgtataaatataaaagattagaCGTAAGCTATACAGAATAATTAACACATACAAGCCTGTGGacaatttcacaaaaaatatgaagtaaaaTTTGTTACCTACCAATTCATGGAACTAAAATAATGCTTCCACATAAAATAACCGAATGGGTCCTTTTTATGTCAAGGAAATTACgtagaataatttttataagtcTTAAAGTCTCTTTGATATTTGGATGCGAATTTATCTGTCATACTTGTGTAGTTACGATGACATTATCTGTAGTTTCTTCAACAATTGTTTCATATTTCTTAGTATTTTCTGAATCAGTCTTCGTTATTTCTTCATAGTCTTGATTTTGTCCAATAGAAATCGGATGTTCTAGAGCTCTTGCTAACGGTAGATTTTGAAAGAAGCTTAGCGCTACCGGCGTAAGGACCACGTCGTTTGTCACCGGGGTTAACACTAGCTTGCTTGTTCTCTCTTCCATCGTTGGATATGTTGCATATACAGCCGGACTGTACACCACAGGTGCGATAATTTCTGAAGAATGTTTTACGTCTACCCGAGATTGATATGAAACTGCACTCGGCGCGGCATATATAACGGGTAGTTGATGCAATTGACAACTGACTTTGGatagtatagaaaatattaaaatttgtcgGTACATTTTGAAGCCGTATTCGGTTATTGGTAGTATAAAATTGTTGATCGCTGTTTTATAGATGCATAACGGTAAATATGCATCGATTGCGCGTGCTTATGAATTCAAGTTCGTGGTTGATGGTCAAACAGGTTGTTGCATCACAGCGGCCGATGGCCGGATTAAGATGCACGATTCGTTTtgatttatgtatgtgtttacaTTTGTGAGTCATTTTACTACTCGCGTTGTTTTATATGATGCACATTGTCATTCTCTCTGATATagacattttacttttatataaataattatattcgattACTATGATACAATTTTAGTTAATTGATTCCAATAGAATCTTATCTCTACAGATCAGTTGTTAatgattgtttatttgaaatcacaagaatcatattttaattgcttttgaTGAGTATAATGTGGAAATTTACATACAAGCAAAATTGCCTTGTCCGACTgcacttttaataattaaactctCTTACCCGATACGATAacaatcaatttttttacaataaaatctttACCTAATTAGAATTGAATACTATTACTAATGGTGTACTATTGTTGGTAGCTGATCCTATGCATTCTCTatgaatgtgttttttttcttaatacttCAATCTTTGTCTTATTTACACGTACATTCTTTTCTGTTTCATctgaacaaattatttaattatcataatttaacttaataaaccaatagttttaaaaatctagCGCGCAGTGTTATTTCGCTTATGTATAATATCCTAGCAACCCACCCGGTTTCGCctttattttcatcaaaaatataacacctcttctcattgcctccactggtgacaggagggctggttcgttttttgcccagaggatcggaattgcgattcaacggggaaatgctgctagcattcttgccaccattccacgcggtcaagatttatacaataactagtttttagttcatatttgtatatatttaagcatttaatgttattaattcttatgttaataaagatagatataatattaaaaataattgattaaagtaataataaaatgcgCTTTTTACTTattcttgttttaattatttgataatgattaaagagaataatattaaattctgtAATTGATAGAAGATGATATTATTAGTGAACTTTTCTTTTTCTCTTTTATAGTTCTTCCTTTAAATGAAACTTAGTTTTAGTGTAGATAAAGTCTAGAGCAGAAATCGACTTCTTATagcaaaatattatgaaaaaagacAGTTTACATGTTTTCATGTCTTTAGAAAACATAAGAATCCGAGAAATGTTAagaacgaaatattaaaaaaaatatattttttactgtttCTCACATTTTAATTGACACccaaattaattatcaattatgtgtaataattaggtataaatcacgtaaaaataaaatattttgtttttaatagttCATTTATTTCGGCAGTATTGACTTATTTGACATACAAtggtttcatttttttaaaacattgttcGTTGTTACTTTATCGATTTACCAGGAGTGCACAGAGAGAGCCTTAGGCACTACAGCGGAGTAGCCGTAAGCGGGGGCGAAAGGAGCGGTGTAGGCAGTCGCATAAGGTGTTGAGTAGACCGGAGATACAACGCTGTGGTAACCAGGAGCTACCACGGAACTGTAGGTCACTGGCACGACCGAGCGCTTGGCGAGATGATGGACACCAGCAAGTGCCTTGGCTTGGTAGTGGGCGATGCGGCTGGCGACTACTTCAGGAGTGTCCAAAGGTACACCGTTGACAGCATCGAGAACTACAGCTGGAGAGTTGGGTGCTTGCGAAAGGGTAGTGACGGGTACAACGCCAGTTACGTATGGTGAGTATGCAGCGCTGTACACAGCGGGTACGACGGGCGATCCGTGGACTACGCTGTTACTGTACTGCGACACTGAGCTGACAGCTGGCACCGCGGTGTACGCTACGGGTACGTACGGGCTGGGCTTGGCAGCTGCCAAAGCGACCGCGGACAGTAAAACCACCAACTTGAACATTGTAGAATGTTGAGATGTTCGATCGATGAAGGAACTCGACTGATGCTCCACACCTCGCTTCTAATGCTTATATAGTAAGATGTGAAACATATGAGCCACAAAAAATGCTACCGAATCACCTTCAAATGATAGTCATAGATAGCCGTTGTCAAccaacattgtttttttataatgtgttaaatatatacTCGACTTTTTTAGACGGAAGTCTTCGGTCTAAATATCAAGGCgtcgaaaataaaacattaatggataattattgtaattttaatttgtccAATGGTCtagaatatgaaaattaatagcGTTGACAGCAATATACCTATTAGTTTTACACGTTTTAaactaaagtattttaatacacTGTATTGATGCATGTAGCAGACACTCTTATTTTCGCTGAATAAATAGACGGtacttcttttatttaaatatttaaaaataaaattcgagcTGTTCCTCGTGTTTTCATCTGCATTAAATTTAACTTCCCGTAATTAATATGCTCATGGTGTCAATCAAGTCCCATCCTGCCTATCTATGTGGAAATTAAGATCAATTCATTGGTTTATTGGAAGTAACAGACagtcaatcatttttattagtcTAATATTTCATCccgaatattaaaatgaaacttaaaatGTACACAACGAAAATGGAAATTAATCATGTTATTTCAAGATGCGACTATATTTACGTTTTAGAGTTATATGTTCATTAgcaaaaaacattatattctacgtaatgttagaattattacaataaaatgaatattaaattactttgcttaaaataaaaatataattatcaacattttattatgtttctaaggtatattttttatttgaataaatataaatatttttaaataacaatatagttATACTTCTTAATatcttacaataattaaaattttaatatagcaaattttagttttgtatcAGTGTATAGAAGAATGTGtttagaataaaaaacaaacaaccttTTCGAATAGTTGATATCTACCTGGTCTAAATATGTGTTATTACCTatgcattataatttattatgccaGTTTTTACCAATTGCAAAAAATCCTAAttctaaataagattttataccTTGTTTATACTAGGGAAggatttaattatatgaatttaagaGACGTTTATATCAAACGCATACCTACGTTTATGTTTAGACTTTGGTGTCgaaaaagaaatgtatttttttatagtttatactacaaaagagccgagatggcccagtggttagaacgcttgtatctcaaccgatgatttggggttcaaacctaggcgagcaccactatatatatgttcttaatttgtgtttataattcatctcgtgctcggcggtgaaggaaaacatcgtgaggaaacatgcatgtgactaatttcattgatattctgccaaatgtgcattccaccaacccgcattggaacaacgtggtggaacatgttccaagccctgtgcttaatggaagaggaggccattagcaaagcagtgagaaatttacagactgttactttctACAATTGTTATATTGTTATGGTCTAGTCTAGTTTATTACACGCGTAAATGATATTACTCAGTGAACTtgtaaagattattaaatataaagtgaaTTCATGTAAGCGAAGATGTTTATTTATCGGAGGATTTTCTCGTGTTAGCGCTGAAGTCTGGGTCACACGTGGTCCGCGAAAACAATACCCAAACGGACGCGTGTATCACTGAATGTAGGTTTCAACATTGCATCGAGAGTTTTCTTATTATCGATAATGGAAAATATAaagcttttgtttttataaaaccaatCACCAACCAACCAACATCGAACAATTTTACTTGTTTTAAAACATAGAGAGTATTAATGAGAACTAAAATCCCTAGCATATAGCATTTATAATCTTCTGTCGtaagttgatatttatttttatttcgttttccttggtggtagggttttgtgcaagtccgcctgggtaggtaccacccactcatcagatattctaccgctaaacaacagtacgcagtattgcactcacccttcaaaccgaaatacagtttgaagggtgagtaagccagtgtaactacaagcacaagagccatatcatcttagttcccaaggttggtgatggtggagcattgacgatataaggaatagttaatatttcttacagcgtcattgtctacttaccatcaggtggcccatatgctcgtccgccaccctattccataaaaaagaaatgaaagattaataaaaatgataaaaatatggtAACACACGGCCAGTTTTCTCATGTCGGCAAGGGAGTGCTAGGCAGACTTAAAATTGGGAAATAAGCttttcaaacaaatattgttCATTGAATGAAGCCTCATCTCCCTTATTTGTGATTTGGATGATGCATTGTATCCTCAGAATATAGTGATTAcgaaaaaattgtattgtaaaagaaaaaacacattttaaaaccTAGAAAAATGTAATGATGCCCCGAGCATGCTCTGCCTGAGGCCTCGACACGATTAGTCCGGCCCTgtgaaaacattattattttgttgattttatatCGAAAAACATTTTTCAGGCTTAAAATTACTACAAGCTTAGTTATTTACTTGGATAGGAATAAAccataaaacttaatttataatacgaaCTCAATTTAAACACACActtaattcttataattaatatattatgatattagcctatattatgatttatatttggtCGTTATCTATAAGTAATGTTTGAAACTACAAAAGAGATTGGACACTATATTTCAccattagaaaattatttttatccgaAAGTAACATAagctaaattttaattacattaaaaataagatttcagtttaaaataatagtgtttgtaacgcaaaacaaaataaacagcactacttatcgcattagttattctaagcagtcgttgttgttcttaatttcttgtttagttaatatctcctattttattatatatattttatgtatttatttatgtatgtacatgtatatttatattatatatatttattgttatttgtgtattgtgtactactgtattatgtatttatactacatataaataaaatgacttaaAGTTATGTCCATTCCcttttatgtcaatattatgatcctctgcccaaaggttgcctggaagagatcgctgcttagcgataacaaaataacataagCGACTTAtgtgtaacaaaaatgttatttttagttttaagattaggtgcaataaagaataaataaagaaattaaaaact
This region includes:
- the LOC124536084 gene encoding pupal cuticle protein G1A-like, which produces MFKLVVLCAFLAAAVGEPSVLFSPLAYSRSYILPATTTITNQASSVIHPSPALYTAPWAYGTPLAHLIKKRSAAFIGSYPATSYIAPTPLLASYAAAPLPTTFSYAAVAPLTATYSAPIYSTAHLIKKRSAGLYLPTTYFAPRYTAATPLVASTYTAHAPVFSTPFVSATPITYSHLIKKRSAALNLAYSAPASYSHQSRVDIQSTPAIASYSYSGPAAYSIPTLYSSPALYSSPALISHI
- the LOC124536089 gene encoding vitelline membrane protein Vm26Ab-like, which translates into the protein MFKLVVLLSAVALAAAKPSPYVPVAYTAVPAVSSVSQYSNSVVHGSPVVPAVYSAAYSPYVTGVVPVTTLSQAPNSPAVVLDAVNGVPLDTPEVVASRIAHYQAKALAGVHHLAKRSVVPVTYSSVVAPGYHSVVSPVYSTPYATAYTAPFAPAYGYSAVVPKALSVHSW